A region from the candidate division KSB1 bacterium genome encodes:
- a CDS encoding SLBB domain-containing protein: protein MKFSRKSRGKGTVSLFLATVLFLFIPSFSTAQDEDDQRDNNRGAQYILGAQDELLIRVNIWGFVRKPGQYMVPKNTDLISLISFAGGPLEQAKIKKVKIIRSIDSIPSSSSSNNRFTQNELLLASRDRNVNMNTPSAPAQQVIKVDIKKYIETGQQALIPELRPGDTIVVPGSTLHFLGKALDFASKFAVIAQIYFWINVADRR, encoded by the coding sequence ATGAAATTTTCAAGGAAAAGTCGGGGCAAGGGAACCGTCTCTCTGTTCCTGGCAACCGTTTTATTCCTCTTCATTCCATCTTTTTCCACCGCTCAGGACGAAGATGATCAGCGCGACAACAACCGTGGCGCGCAGTATATTCTCGGCGCCCAGGACGAATTGCTCATCCGGGTGAACATTTGGGGCTTCGTCCGCAAGCCGGGGCAATACATGGTCCCCAAAAACACCGATCTCATCTCACTTATTTCATTTGCCGGCGGGCCGTTGGAGCAGGCAAAAATCAAAAAGGTTAAAATCATACGCTCCATCGATTCCATCCCCTCTTCGTCAAGCAGCAACAATCGGTTCACTCAAAACGAGCTGTTGCTGGCAAGTCGGGACCGCAATGTGAATATGAACACGCCTTCCGCCCCGGCGCAGCAAGTCATCAAGGTTGACATCAAAAAATACATCGAAACCGGACAGCAGGCGCTGATTCCGGAGTTGCGTCCGGGAGATACGATTGTCGTGCCCGGCAGCACGCTGCATTTTCTCGGCAAGGCGCTGGATTTTGCCTCGAAGTTTGCAGTGATCGCCCAAATTTATTTCTGGATCAACGTGGCCGACCGCCGATAG